The Hujiaoplasma nucleasis DNA window AGTTAGGAATTTTATAGCCTTTCATCTTATAAACTCGACCAAGTGTTGTGAAAAATAGTAGATAATCATGAGTAGATGTAAAGATGATAGAATCAATAACATCATCTTCGTTTAATTGCATACCTGTTTTACCTCTACCACCTCTGTTTTGAGCGCGGTAAACGTCTATATTCATGCGTTTTACATAACCGTTGGTAGTGATAGCAATGATTACATCTTCCACAGGGATTAAATCTTCATCATCTATGTCATAATCACCAAATAAGTCAATTTCTGTTCTTCTTTGATCCCCAAATCTTGATTTGATATCATTGGCATCATCGATTAAGATTTGATTTTGTTTCTCTTTACTGGCTAAAGTTTCTTGTAAATCATTAATCGTTAAATTAAGTTCATTGATTTCATCTTCAATTTTACTTCTTTCAAGTCCAGATAAACGTCTTAATTGCATTTTAAGAATTTCTTTGACTTGTTTGTCTGATAGATTAAATGCTTGTATTAATCTTTCTTCAGTGTCATCATAAGAATCTCTAATAATCTTTATCACTTCATCAATATTGTTTAAAGCGATGATATAACCTTCTAATATATGTAAGCGATCTTTAGCTTTGTTTAAATCAAAATTAGTTTTTCTAACCAATACTTCAACTTGATGCAAGTAGTAGTATTTAATCATATCTTTTAAGTTAAGAACGACTGGCTTATCATCAACAAGTGCCAACATATTTGCGCCAAATGATACTTGTAACTGAGAATTTTTATAGAGGTTATTTAAGAGTACTTCTGGATTGATATCTTTTCTAAGTTCGATGACAATCCTCATACCTTTTCGGCTTGATTCGTCTCTTAAATCAGTAATGCCTTCAATTTTTTTATCTTTGGCTAGTTGGGCAATTCTATCGATTAAAGTGGTTTTATTAACTTGGTAAGGAATTTCGGTAATAATGATTTGTTTCTTTCCATTAGCAAGTTCTTTTATTTCTGATTTAGCTTTGACACGGATAATGCCCCTACCTGTTTTATAGGCTTGTACAATACCTGATTGTCCAAGGATAACGCCCCCTGTAGGAAAATCAGGACCTTTAATATACTCCATTAAATCATCGATGTCGATGTCATTATCTTTGATATACGCTGTGTAACCATCAATAACTTCTGATAGATTGTGAGGCGGTATATTAGTGGCCATACCAACAGCAATACCAGTAGCGCCATTCACTAATAGATTAGGTATTCTTGATGGCAATACTTTGGGTTCGGTTTCACTGCCATCATAGTTTTCTATGAAATCAACAGTGTCTTTTTTTAAGTCTTTTAATATTTCAGAAGCAATCTTATCCATTTTAGCTTCGGTATAACGCATGGCCGCAGCTGGATCTCCATCAATTGAACCGAAATTACCGTGTCCATTGACTAACGGATAACGATAAGAAAAGTCTTGTGCCATTCTGACCATAGCATCATAGATGGCTGAATCACCATGAGGATGGTATTTACCCATAACATCCCCAACGATTCTCGCTGATTTTTTATAAGATTTATCTGGGGTTAGTCCAAGTTCATCCATACCATATAAAATACGTCTGTGAACTGGTTTTAAGCCGTCTCGGACGTCTGGTAATGCTCTAGCAACAATAACGCTCATAGCATATGAAAGGAAAGATGTTTCCATTTCATTGGTGACATTGATTTCTTTTATTTTATCATTGGTTTTTATTTGGATGTCGTCGATATTTTCTTTGTTAAAATCGTCCATAAATCTCTCCTTTTACACATCTAAATTCTTAACGTATTCAGCGTTTTCATTGATAAAATCTTTACGACTTTCAACATCATCACCCATCAACATTGAGAATACTTGATCTGCTTTTATTGCATCATCAATAGTTACTTGTAATAAAGTTCTTTCCTCTGGATTCATGGTTGTTTCCCAAAGTTGTTCAGGATTCATTTCCCCAAGACCTTTATACCTTTGTAAATTTGGTCTACCTTCATTTAAACTCATTATGTTTTCAAGTTCTTTGTCTGTATAAGCGTATTGGATGTTTCTTCCATATTGAATCTTGTATAGAGGTGGTTGAGCAATGTATATGTATCCTTGTTCTACCAAAGGTTTTAAATATCTAAATAAGAATGTTAATAAGAGGGTTCTAATATGGGCTCCATCAACATCGGCATCGGTCATAATGATGATTTTATGGTATCTTAGTTTACTGACATCAAACTCTTCACCAATACCTGTGCCAAAGGCTTGAATCATTGAAAGGATTTCTTTGTTTTGTAAGGCTCTGTCTAAACGTGTTTTTTCAACATTTAGTACTTTTCCTCTTAAAGGAAGAATGGCTTGAAACTCAGAATCTCTACCTTGTTTTGCTGATCCACCAGCTGAATCTCCCTCCACTATATATATTTCAGCTTTTTCAGCATCTCTAGAACGACAATCTGCTAATTTAGAAGCGAAGCCTAAGGCATCTAGAGGTGATTTTCTTCTGGTAGCTTCTCTTGCTTTTTTAGCCGCAATTCTAGCTCTTTGAGCCATTAATGCTTTTTCAATAATAACTTTAGCGGCATTAGGGTTTTCAAGTAAAAATCTTTCTAAACCTTCAGACATAATGGTTGCGACAGCTTTTCTTGCATCAGAAGAACCTAATTTTGATTTTGTTTGTCCTTCAAATTGCGGGTCTGGATGTTTCACTGAAACAATAGCAATTAAACCTTCTCGAGTATCTTCGCCTAGAAGAGACTCATCTTTCTTGAATATGCTATTGTTCTTACCATAGTTATTTAAGACCCTTGTAAGGGTTAATTTAAAACCTTCAACATGAGTACCCCCTTCAGGGTTGGTGATATTATTGGTAAATGGATAAATATTATCAGCATAACCATCATTATATTGAAGAGCTATTTCAACCATAATATTATCAACTTCACCTTCAAAATAAGCAATCTCTGAATGTAAAACATCTTTTCCTTTATTTAGAAAACCAACATATTCTTTAACCCCACCTTGGTATACATAGTCTTTATTGACGATTTTTAATTCATCTCTAGAGTCAGTGATGGTGAAACGAATTCCTTTGTTTAGAAAGGCTAATTGTTGGATTCTTGTTCTTAAAATTTCAAAATCGTATACATGAGATTCAACAAATATCTCTGGGTTTGCTAGGAAAGTTACAATGGTTCCTGTTCGTTTTGTATCAGAAATACAATCAAGTTCTTTCTTTAAGAAACCATTTTCAAATTCAATGATATATTGTTTGCTATCTTTATGTATTTCTACAGTCATATAAGTCGATAGTGCGTTTACAACTGAGGCTCCAACACCATGTAGCCCACCAGAAACTTTATATGAATTATGGTCGAATTTACCACCAGCATGCAAGGTAGTATAAACGGTTTCTACTGAAGGTCTCCCTGTTTTTGGATGAACATCAATAGGAATACCTCGACCATTATCTTCAACTCTAATCACATCACCAGGTAATATTTCTACATGGATGGTATCACAATAACCAGCGAGTGCTTCGTCAACTGCATTATCTACGATTTCCCATACTAAATGGTGTAATCCTCTAGGGCCGGTTGTACCAATGTACATACCTGGTCTTTTTTTTACAGCTTCTAAACCTTCTAGAATCTGAATGTTATCGGATGTATATGTTTTGTTTTCACTCATGTTTGTGCCTCCTAATATAGTGATTTCTAACATAGAATATATTTGCTTCTTTTAATATTTTATCTTGAATATGATTGATGCTTGTTGTCGTAATGATGGTTTGTAAATGAGATTGATTTAAGTAATTAATCAGTTTATTTTGTCTTGTTTCATCTAATTCCGAAAAAACATCATCCAAAAGAAGAATAGGGCTTTCTTTTTTCTTTTCATAAATGATCTCGGTGACAGATAAAACTAAGGATAAAATCATGATTCTTTGTTCACCTTGAGATGAAATATCCGAAGAAAGACTCTGGTTAATATAAAAACCATAGTCATCCCTATGGGGACCATTGGTGGTTGTTTTATAAAATAAATCTTTTTTATAATTTTCCTTCAGTGTGTTTTCGATATTAGCAGAAATAGAAGGTATATAGACAAAATCAAACTGATGTTGAGAATTAGATAAATAGGGATGAATATCTTTTAGATGCAAATTGATATCTTTGATAAACACTTGTCGGTATTGGATAATCTTTTCAGCTGATTTAGCCAATTGCTCAGTATAAATATCGAGTAAAGTCATGTCTGGTTTTCTATCTTCAGATAGTTGTTTAATCAATTCGTTTCTTTGTTTTAATTGGTTTTTGTAATTTGATAATTCAAGAAGATAGTTTTTATCCATTTGACCTATGATTGAATCGATAAAATAACGTCTATCTTTAGGCGGGCCCTTGATAAGGTTCATATCTTCAGGCAAAAAAGAGACAACATTGACATGACCTATATAATCAGAGAGTTTTAAAATATCATGGCCATTCAAATTAATTTTCTTTTTATTTTTTGAAATAATAACCTTAAGGTCTTCTTTGCCCTTTTCACTTAATAAAGACAAATGAATTCTTGAAAACTCTTCATTGAATTTGATTAAATTAGCATCCTCTGTTTTATAAGACTTAGCTAAAGACAAAAAATATATCGCTTCTAGTAAGTTGGTTTTACCACTACCGTTAGGACCTATCAGTAGATTGACTCCTTCACTAAAAGCAATATCTTGTTTGTGATAACCTCTATAGTTGTATAAGGACAAATGACTAATTTTCATTTTGAACAATCTTATAAGTTTTATCTAAAATTTTGACTCTATCATTTGGGTATAATTTCTTTCCTCGACGATTGTCAAATTCATCATTGATCATCACCTTATTGTGACTTAAAAAATGTTTAACTTCGCCTCCAGAACTCACCAAACTAAGTAGCTTTAGTAATTGCCCTAAAGTGATGTATTCAGTATGTATTTTTATATTGTTCATAAAAACCACCTATATTATATTATATATATATATTATATAATATTTTGGCTTTTTTTTCAATGAAATCTACCATATAAAACATGAAAAAAAGATACCTAAAAGGTATCTTTTATGAATTGATTTTATCTAAAAATTCTACCATGGTAAATAACCAATGTTTCTTTAAATTAACAGTGTCCAAAATGATGTGAATTTGTTCGTTTTTATAAGCGAATCGAATGTCTTTAGAAACATCTAAACCACTTTTGAAAATTTGGTCTCCAGCCATTTTTTTTGTGCTTTCTTTTGAGACAATTAAAACTCGTTGAGATTTAGTATCTTTGATTTTTTCAATATCTAAGGATTTTGTTAAATATTCAAAAAGTTGTTCATATATATAGATTTCTAAATCAATGGAGTAATGACCAAATCTATCTTTGATTTCAGATAACAATTCTACGACTTCTTTTAAAGAACGAACATTTTTTATTTTCTTATGCATTTCAATCTTAATATAATCATCTTCGATATAGTCTTTATCAATAAATTTAGATACTTTGGCTTTAACACCTTTATTTTCAGTGCTTTCTATTTCTTTACCTTGCACTTTATGAATTTCTTCTTCAAGAATTTTCATATACATATCAATTCCTACAGAATCGATAAAACCTGATTGTTCTTTTCCAAGAACATCACCTGCACCTCTAATAGATAAATCTCTTAAAGCTATTTTAAAACCGCTACCTAATTCAGTAAATTCTTTAATGACTTTTAATCTTTTTTCTGCTTCAGGGGTTAATCTTTTATTTTTCTCATACATGAGGTATGCATAAGCGATTTTATTAGACCTACCTACACGTCCCCTAATTTGGTATAACTGTGATAAACCTAACATATCTGCATCATGAACAATTAAGGTATTGGCATTTGGAATGTCAATTCCAGTTTCAATGATGGTTGTTGAAATAAGAACATCTAATTCTTGGTTTATAAATTGGTCAATGATATTTTCTAATTGATTTTTCGACATTTGGCCATGAGCAATACCTATTTTTGCATAAGGAACAATGTCTTGAATCTGATCAGCGATAAAATCAATTTGGCTGACTCTGTTAAATAAGTAAAAGACCTGACCTTTTCGAGCCAACTCTCTTTCAATAGCGTCTCTTAATATAATTTTATTTCTTTCAAGAACATAAGTTTGAACAGGATATCTATTTTCAGGAGCTGTTTCAAGTAAACTCATATTCTTTACTCCCATGATTGCCATGTTTAATGTTCTTGGAATTGGAGTTGCGGAAAGGGATAAGACATCAATATTTACTTTCATTTCTTTAATACGTTCTTTATGTAAAACACCAAAACGTTGTTCCTCATCGATAATTAATAGGCCTAAATCCTTGAATTCGATATCTTTACTTAATAATCTATGGGTTCCAATTAAAATGTCTATATGACCGGATTTGATGCCTTGTAAGACTTGTTTTTGTTCTTTTGAAGAGATAAATCGATTGATAAGCTTTACATTAATACCAAAATCAGTCATTCTGTTTTTAAAGGTTTCGTAATGTTGTTTAGAAAGAACTGTCGTAGGTGCTAAGTACGAAACTTGTTTTTTATTTAATACAGCTTTGAAAGCTGCTCTTAAAGCAACCTCAGTTTTACCAAAACCAACATCACCGCATATAAGGCGGTCCATAGGTGTTGTTTTATTCATGTCTTTAAAAACTTCTTCTATGGTTTTAACTTGATCTTGAGTTTCGATATACTCGAAAGTTTCAGAAAATTCATTTTCTAAATCAGGGAAATTTTCGTAAGAAAAACCTTGGCTTTTTTCTCTTCTTGAATATAAATCAATTAATTGATCAGCTATTTCTTGAACTTGTTTTCTTACACGTTCTTTAGCTTTTGACCAAGATTTACCACCTATTTTAGAAAGTTTAGGGCTAAAGCCTTCGCTTGCAGAATATTTATGTATTTGATCAATAGCGTCTAAAGTGATATAGAGTTTATCTTTATCTTGGTATTCAATATGGATGTAATCAGTTTCTTGTTGACCAAAGGTCATGGTCTTAATTTCTAAGAATTTACCAATACCATAGTGGTAGTGAACGACATAATCTCCGGGTTTTAAATCGTTAATTCCAGATAGTTTTGTGGATCTTTTATAGACAGAGATATAATCACCGCGTTTGCGTTGGATAGATCTTTTCCTTAAAGCTTCTTCAGTAATTACTTTTGTTTCAAATGTTCTTGAATGAAAATTAAATACTTGGTCATCAAGGATTAAGTTGATGGCATTACTTTTTATTTGTTTATTTAATATATATTCTATATTTTTGTTTTTTAATAGTTTAGCGAATTCATGCATGTATTTTTCGTCTTGAAAAGCAAGAACATGGGTTAATTTATTTTTATTTTTCTCTAAGTCATTAAAGAAATATTCGAGGTTTTCATTGTAGGTTGTGACTGATTCACCAAAAATAGAATAGGTATAAGGGAATTTTTCTTTATAGAAGAAATCTAGGTAATCAATTTTTATTGAAGTAAGTCTATCAACTTCTAAAAAATCATACAAAAGATTAAAGCGCATTTTTGGATAATCATTTGCTTGTTCATACCACTCTTTAATTTCTTCAATTAGTATTTGATTTTGGTCGAGAATTCGATGGTAATCAAGAAAAAATGTATGGGCATTATCTGCTAAATCTAAGAGTGTTGTATGTTTTTCTGTCATAAAAGGAAGGTATCTACTTAAACGATCTAATTCATCTCTTTGACTTAATTTTTGCAAATCATCATCAACTTGTTTAAGAGAGTCTTCTGATAAATTTAAATCCTCAATGTGTAACTTTATTTTTTCTTTTAAGATATTGAACTCCTGATCATCATAGAAGAAATCGGTCATAGGAGTTATTCTAAATTCGTTAACTTGGTCAATAGAACGTTGACTGTCTAAATCAAATGTTTTTATAACATCGACTTCATCTCCAAAAAAATCTAAACGATAAGGATTGTCTGTGTTTATTGGGAATATATCAAGAATACCGCCTCTTATGGCGAAATCACCAATTTTCTCTACAGTATATTGATGGTTATATCCTAAATTTATAAGTGTTTCCTTTAGTTCTTGGATATTATATTGATTGCCTTTTCTTATGGTCATCATGGCTTGAGACCATTTGTTTTTATTGAAGAGTGGTTTTAGAATACCATATAAATTTACCACAACAATTCTAGGATTATGATTGATAATTTTGTCGATAGTGTTGATTCTTTCTAATCTAAATTCATTAGATGAAACCAATAGCTCATTGGTCAAAAATTCATCTTGAGGGTAAAAATTGACTTGGTCTTTTTCCAGTACTCTAGAAAGTTTGTCATAGACCAATTGAGAAGTATAAAGATTTGGAGTAACAATAAAAAAGGTTTGATTAAGTTTTTTGTAAAGTGATAAAAGCACCAAGAGAGCATTATCTTCATTGGTGTTGTTTATATAGATATTTTGTTTGGCTTTTACTTTGTTAGTGATTTCTTGTAAAAGGGGATTTTTTTGAATATGTTTTAGGATATTTTCCATAGGACCTCCACGTGCTTTTAGCGAGTTATAAACTCGCTAGGGGTATAAGATATTTTATTTTCTACTTTGAATTTTATAGGCTGTATATAAAATTAACTTTTTTGGAAAGAACCTTATAAAGAATTTTAAAAGTTTCATTTTAAATCCTGGAATAATGGTTGACTTATTTTTATTTATACCTTTAAGGATATGATGAACACACTTTTCTACAGGCATACTTTTAAGTTTTTGATTAGAACCTGCCACTTTTCCAAACTCTGTATGAACAGGTCCTGGAGATACAGTGATAACTTTTATATTTTTCTTTTGTTTTTTCAATTCATAGTTTAAGGCTTCTGAATAAGATGTAACATAAGCTTTGCTTGCTGCATATGAAGCTAATTTTGGTGTTGGGATATAGGATGCCATAGAAGATATATTGATGATTTTTCCTTCGGTCATATGGTCTATAGCGAATCGTGTTAAATGATGAAGTCTTTTTATATTTAATTCAATCATATCCATTTCGTCTTGGAGGTCAATGGATGTAGAGACACCAACTTTTCCAAAACCAGCATTGTTAATCCAAAGGTCTATCTTTAAGGTGTTTATTTCTATTAGCAACTGTTTTGTTTGGTTTTGATCTAATAAGTCTGTTTGAAAGATTAAGATGTCTTGCTTATTAAACATATCTTGTATTTCTTTGAGTCTTTCAATTCTCCTAGCAATCAAGATGAGATCATAGCCTTTATTTGCTAGTTCAATAGCAAGTTTTCTACCTATTCCAGAAGATGCTCCAGTGATGAGTGCTCTCATAAATCCTCCTTTTTCCCTTACAATTATATCATGGCTTATTGATATTGACCAATAATTTGAAAACTTGATATTTATTTATTAAAATACCAATTGACAACGCTTTCATATTTCAGTATAATGACTGTGTAATTTAAAGCACAGAGGCGCGTTTCATTGGTATTTTATACTGTTTTCTTTTTAGGCAAAGTTGTATAAAAGAAGGAATGAATCGCCGAAAGTATAGGGTCTACCTAAGGGTTCTTTACTTGGTATTTAAACAGACAGTTTAAATATTGCCATATTTATTATGGAGAGCTGTTATATTTTTTTAAATATAACGGCTTTTTTTATTTTAAAAACGGAGGTTAAATATGAATCAATTGACAATCCAACAAATTAAAGTTGGAGATTTTGCGTCGACCAAAAAAGTATTTCTGGAAGAAGATGTTTTAAAATTTGCGGAGGTTTCGACTGATTACAACCCTGCACATGTGGATAAGGAGTATCCAAAACAGACCATGTTTAAAAAGCAAATTGTTCATGGCATGTTGGTGGGCTCTTTGTTTTCTGCAATTTTTGGAGTTCAGTTGCCAGGTTTAGGTAGTATTTATACCAAACAATCTTTAAAGTTTACTAGACCAGTATACTTCGGTGATGAAATCGAAGCTACTTGTAGTGTTAAAGAAATAATTGTGGATAGAAATAGAGTTATCTTTGATTGTGTAGCTAAAAATCAAAATGGTGAAGTGGTTATTGTTGGCGAATCTGAAATTATGCCACCTAGGGAGACGAAAAATGCGTAGATTTATAGATGGAGATTATTTTAAGTCTTTATTAAAAGATGGAATGAGTATTCATGTTGGTGGGTTTTTAACCAATGGTTCACCTGAAGTATTAATTGATTTAGTGGTAGAGTCTAACGTTAAGGATTTAACGATTATATGTAATGATGGAGGTTATGAAGGCAATGGTGTTGGTAAAATGATAGCCAATCATCAAGTCAAAAAATTAATAGCTTCTCATATAGGCACCAATCCTGAGGTAGGCAAGCTAATGAATTTAAAAGAATTAGAAGTTGAATTGGTTCCTCAAGGCACTTTGGTCGAAAGAATCAGAGCATTCGGAGCTGGTTTAGGTGGTGTTTTAACACCTACTGGCCTCAATACGATTGTAGAAGAGGGTAAAGAGGTTATTGAGGTTCAGGGAAACAAATATTTATTGGAAGTAGCTTTGGGCGCTGACTTGGCTTTAATAGGTGGGGCAGTTTCTGATAATTATGGAAATTTAAAATATAAGGAGACCATGAGGAACTTTAACCCAATTATGGCGACGGCAGCTAATCTTGTTGTGGTAGAACCTTGTATGCAAGTTGAAGAAATAGATCCTGAAGATGTGGTAACACCGCATCCCTTTGTTGATTATATATTAGGTGGTGATTATCATGGATGATAAACAAATCATTGCTTCAAGAATTGCTTTAGAATTAAATGATGGTGATTTGGTGAATTTAGGAATAGGAATTCCTACTTTGGTTGCGAATTATGTTCCTGAAGATAAAAAAGTTATTTTTCAATCTGAAAATGGCATTATTGGTTTAGGTCCTGATAAAGGAGAAGATAATCAAATAGTAAATGCTGGTGGAATGAAAGCTTCAATCAATAGGGGTGGAGCCTTTATTGACTCAGCGACTTCTTTTACCTTTATTAGAGGCGGTCATATTGATATGACGGTGTTAGGTGCTTTAGAAGTGGATCAAGAAGGTTCGATTGCTTCTTGGATTATACCTGGGAAATTAGTTCCTGGTATGGGTGGAGCTATGGATTTAGTTACTGGAGCGAAAAAAGTGATTATTGCCATGAGACATACCAATCGTGGTGAAGTTAAAATATTAAAGAAATGCCGTTTACCTTTAACTGCATATAAGCAAGCTAATTTAATTGTGACTGAAATGGCTGTGATGAGAGTT harbors:
- the gyrA gene encoding DNA gyrase subunit A, translating into MDDFNKENIDDIQIKTNDKIKEINVTNEMETSFLSYAMSVIVARALPDVRDGLKPVHRRILYGMDELGLTPDKSYKKSARIVGDVMGKYHPHGDSAIYDAMVRMAQDFSYRYPLVNGHGNFGSIDGDPAAAMRYTEAKMDKIASEILKDLKKDTVDFIENYDGSETEPKVLPSRIPNLLVNGATGIAVGMATNIPPHNLSEVIDGYTAYIKDNDIDIDDLMEYIKGPDFPTGGVILGQSGIVQAYKTGRGIIRVKAKSEIKELANGKKQIIITEIPYQVNKTTLIDRIAQLAKDKKIEGITDLRDESSRKGMRIVIELRKDINPEVLLNNLYKNSQLQVSFGANMLALVDDKPVVLNLKDMIKYYYLHQVEVLVRKTNFDLNKAKDRLHILEGYIIALNNIDEVIKIIRDSYDDTEERLIQAFNLSDKQVKEILKMQLRRLSGLERSKIEDEINELNLTINDLQETLASKEKQNQILIDDANDIKSRFGDQRRTEIDLFGDYDIDDEDLIPVEDVIIAITTNGYVKRMNIDVYRAQNRGGRGKTGMQLNEDDVIDSIIFTSTHDYLLFFTTLGRVYKMKGYKIPNFGRTSKGLPIVNLLDLNEGEELATCMTLKDFEEGYLFFTTSNGIVKRTSVQDFKNIRANGIRAINLKDQDTLHSVKFTDGTRDIIIGASNGKAIRFHEEQVRSMGRTASGVKGIDLVKDESVVGVTVVSEDQNQVLAITKLGYGKRTEVDEYRSQNRGGKGVKTINVTDKNGPLAKLVSVIGDEDLLVVSNQGMIIRTPIEQISISKRATQGVKIINLMDEQFVKTIALIAKEEDEVEVIQDTNENPKENIE
- the gyrB gene encoding DNA topoisomerase (ATP-hydrolyzing) subunit B; protein product: MSENKTYTSDNIQILEGLEAVKKRPGMYIGTTGPRGLHHLVWEIVDNAVDEALAGYCDTIHVEILPGDVIRVEDNGRGIPIDVHPKTGRPSVETVYTTLHAGGKFDHNSYKVSGGLHGVGASVVNALSTYMTVEIHKDSKQYIIEFENGFLKKELDCISDTKRTGTIVTFLANPEIFVESHVYDFEILRTRIQQLAFLNKGIRFTITDSRDELKIVNKDYVYQGGVKEYVGFLNKGKDVLHSEIAYFEGEVDNIMVEIALQYNDGYADNIYPFTNNITNPEGGTHVEGFKLTLTRVLNNYGKNNSIFKKDESLLGEDTREGLIAIVSVKHPDPQFEGQTKSKLGSSDARKAVATIMSEGLERFLLENPNAAKVIIEKALMAQRARIAAKKAREATRRKSPLDALGFASKLADCRSRDAEKAEIYIVEGDSAGGSAKQGRDSEFQAILPLRGKVLNVEKTRLDRALQNKEILSMIQAFGTGIGEEFDVSKLRYHKIIIMTDADVDGAHIRTLLLTFLFRYLKPLVEQGYIYIAQPPLYKIQYGRNIQYAYTDKELENIMSLNEGRPNLQRYKGLGEMNPEQLWETTMNPEERTLLQVTIDDAIKADQVFSMLMGDDVESRKDFINENAEYVKNLDV
- the recF gene encoding DNA replication/repair protein RecF (All proteins in this family for which functions are known are DNA-binding proteins that assist the filamentation of RecA onto DNA for the initiation of recombination or recombinational repair.); its protein translation is MKISHLSLYNYRGYHKQDIAFSEGVNLLIGPNGSGKTNLLEAIYFLSLAKSYKTEDANLIKFNEEFSRIHLSLLSEKGKEDLKVIISKNKKKINLNGHDILKLSDYIGHVNVVSFLPEDMNLIKGPPKDRRYFIDSIIGQMDKNYLLELSNYKNQLKQRNELIKQLSEDRKPDMTLLDIYTEQLAKSAEKIIQYRQVFIKDINLHLKDIHPYLSNSQHQFDFVYIPSISANIENTLKENYKKDLFYKTTTNGPHRDDYGFYINQSLSSDISSQGEQRIMILSLVLSVTEIIYEKKKESPILLLDDVFSELDETRQNKLINYLNQSHLQTIITTTSINHIQDKILKEANIFYVRNHYIRRHKHE
- the yaaA gene encoding S4 domain-containing protein YaaA produces the protein MNNIKIHTEYITLGQLLKLLSLVSSGGEVKHFLSHNKVMINDEFDNRRGKKLYPNDRVKILDKTYKIVQNEN
- the mfd gene encoding transcription-repair coupling factor, with protein sequence MENILKHIQKNPLLQEITNKVKAKQNIYINNTNEDNALLVLLSLYKKLNQTFFIVTPNLYTSQLVYDKLSRVLEKDQVNFYPQDEFLTNELLVSSNEFRLERINTIDKIINHNPRIVVVNLYGILKPLFNKNKWSQAMMTIRKGNQYNIQELKETLINLGYNHQYTVEKIGDFAIRGGILDIFPINTDNPYRLDFFGDEVDVIKTFDLDSQRSIDQVNEFRITPMTDFFYDDQEFNILKEKIKLHIEDLNLSEDSLKQVDDDLQKLSQRDELDRLSRYLPFMTEKHTTLLDLADNAHTFFLDYHRILDQNQILIEEIKEWYEQANDYPKMRFNLLYDFLEVDRLTSIKIDYLDFFYKEKFPYTYSIFGESVTTYNENLEYFFNDLEKNKNKLTHVLAFQDEKYMHEFAKLLKNKNIEYILNKQIKSNAINLILDDQVFNFHSRTFETKVITEEALRKRSIQRKRGDYISVYKRSTKLSGINDLKPGDYVVHYHYGIGKFLEIKTMTFGQQETDYIHIEYQDKDKLYITLDAIDQIHKYSASEGFSPKLSKIGGKSWSKAKERVRKQVQEIADQLIDLYSRREKSQGFSYENFPDLENEFSETFEYIETQDQVKTIEEVFKDMNKTTPMDRLICGDVGFGKTEVALRAAFKAVLNKKQVSYLAPTTVLSKQHYETFKNRMTDFGINVKLINRFISSKEQKQVLQGIKSGHIDILIGTHRLLSKDIEFKDLGLLIIDEEQRFGVLHKERIKEMKVNIDVLSLSATPIPRTLNMAIMGVKNMSLLETAPENRYPVQTYVLERNKIILRDAIERELARKGQVFYLFNRVSQIDFIADQIQDIVPYAKIGIAHGQMSKNQLENIIDQFINQELDVLISTTIIETGIDIPNANTLIVHDADMLGLSQLYQIRGRVGRSNKIAYAYLMYEKNKRLTPEAEKRLKVIKEFTELGSGFKIALRDLSIRGAGDVLGKEQSGFIDSVGIDMYMKILEEEIHKVQGKEIESTENKGVKAKVSKFIDKDYIEDDYIKIEMHKKIKNVRSLKEVVELLSEIKDRFGHYSIDLEIYIYEQLFEYLTKSLDIEKIKDTKSQRVLIVSKESTKKMAGDQIFKSGLDVSKDIRFAYKNEQIHIILDTVNLKKHWLFTMVEFLDKINS
- a CDS encoding SDR family NAD(P)-dependent oxidoreductase, producing the protein MRALITGASSGIGRKLAIELANKGYDLILIARRIERLKEIQDMFNKQDILIFQTDLLDQNQTKQLLIEINTLKIDLWINNAGFGKVGVSTSIDLQDEMDMIELNIKRLHHLTRFAIDHMTEGKIINISSMASYIPTPKLASYAASKAYVTSYSEALNYELKKQKKNIKVITVSPGPVHTEFGKVAGSNQKLKSMPVEKCVHHILKGINKNKSTIIPGFKMKLLKFFIRFFPKKLILYTAYKIQSRK
- a CDS encoding MaoC family dehydratase; amino-acid sequence: MNQLTIQQIKVGDFASTKKVFLEEDVLKFAEVSTDYNPAHVDKEYPKQTMFKKQIVHGMLVGSLFSAIFGVQLPGLGSIYTKQSLKFTRPVYFGDEIEATCSVKEIIVDRNRVIFDCVAKNQNGEVVIVGESEIMPPRETKNA
- a CDS encoding CoA transferase subunit A yields the protein MRRFIDGDYFKSLLKDGMSIHVGGFLTNGSPEVLIDLVVESNVKDLTIICNDGGYEGNGVGKMIANHQVKKLIASHIGTNPEVGKLMNLKELEVELVPQGTLVERIRAFGAGLGGVLTPTGLNTIVEEGKEVIEVQGNKYLLEVALGADLALIGGAVSDNYGNLKYKETMRNFNPIMATAANLVVVEPCMQVEEIDPEDVVTPHPFVDYILGGDYHG
- a CDS encoding 3-oxoacid CoA-transferase subunit B — protein: MDDKQIIASRIALELNDGDLVNLGIGIPTLVANYVPEDKKVIFQSENGIIGLGPDKGEDNQIVNAGGMKASINRGGAFIDSATSFTFIRGGHIDMTVLGALEVDQEGSIASWIIPGKLVPGMGGAMDLVTGAKKVIIAMRHTNRGEVKILKKCRLPLTAYKQANLIVTEMAVMRVEEDGLHLLEVNPQYSIEDVVKVTEAELIIGEVLAMKGIE